The Rickettsiella endosymbiont of Dermanyssus gallinae genomic interval TTTGCAATGTGGTACCAGTGTATATAAAAAAGTAAATGCAAAAATACTTAGAAAGAAAGGTAGCCATAATAAAAAGGATTTGCTAATCAAACTCGATTTCAAGAACGGCAAGGGTGCAAGATGCGAAGATAAGAACAGTGCAAACCCAATCAGAATAGGAATGAAGAGTAGTGCGGTCCAGTAAAGTAAGGCGGTTAATGTCCAGTGTCGCCGTTTATCAGTTTTCCAGATGCTATTTAAGGTTTGTTCGAGTGTAAACATCATCATCGTCGCGGTAATGATCAAGAAGATTAAACTGATCAAGGATAATTGACCGGCTTGTGCGACAAAGTTATTTAGATAAACTTGAATACTTTTCCCTGTGCCAGAACTGGCTAAAAAGTTGGTAAAAATAAAATCTTGGATTTGGTGGCTAAGGTTTTTGAATCGGTGAAATTTGGCTAAAATACTGAAACCTAAAGTCATTAAGGGGATTAATGACAACAACGTGGTGAAACTCAACGCGGCGGCACGATAACTGCAACCGGTATCATTAAACTGTTGTAGGCTATGATGAATGAACTTTGAAGCGACTACGAATTTTTGTTTCATAGAGGAGTTCTTGATGAGCAATATAATAGAGAGTCTGTACCCTCTATATTATAGGAATGCTAGACTCTTCGCACTTGAATTTTTGGCGGCGTTCCCGCTTAACTCGCCATCCTCATGTATGTTGAATACACTGCGGCGGCTTCGTTTTCGCGGCGCCTTGCCACAAACCCCATTGCTATGAGTCTATCAAGATTGCTAAAGAGAAAGGCAGAAGGGCCTTTCTCGCTTTAGG includes:
- a CDS encoding YihY family inner membrane protein, with the translated sequence MKQKFVVASKFIHHSLQQFNDTGCSYRAAALSFTTLLSLIPLMTLGFSILAKFHRFKNLSHQIQDFIFTNFLASSGTGKSIQVYLNNFVAQAGQLSLISLIFLIITATMMMFTLEQTLNSIWKTDKRRHWTLTALLYWTALLFIPILIGFALFLSSHLAPLPFLKSSLISKSFLLWLPFFLSIFAFTFLYTLVPHCKVPFRYGLIGALIATCLFEGAKYTFSLYLHYFSTYKIIYGTLSAFPLFLVWIYICWVITLLGAVISYSLTAQTLRT